A stretch of Noviherbaspirillum cavernae DNA encodes these proteins:
- a CDS encoding phosphonate degradation HD-domain oxygenase, which translates to MLTIEQICNLFDEKGHRAYTGEPVTQLEHALQSATMAQQSGASSALVCAALLHDLGHLINDQGETPTERGIDDLHQYQVLPFLRGLFPDAVLEPIRLHVDAKRYICATDFEYALHLSPDSKRSLQLQGGIFTPEQATQFIGKPFAEDAIRLRRWDDLAKVAGMETPSLASFVPVMRACACS; encoded by the coding sequence ATGCTGACGATCGAACAGATTTGCAATTTGTTTGATGAAAAAGGGCATCGCGCCTATACGGGCGAACCGGTCACGCAGCTCGAGCACGCGCTGCAATCGGCAACCATGGCGCAGCAATCCGGCGCCTCCTCCGCGCTGGTTTGCGCTGCATTGCTGCACGACCTCGGACACCTGATCAATGACCAGGGCGAGACGCCGACCGAGCGCGGCATCGACGACCTGCACCAGTATCAGGTGCTGCCCTTCCTGCGCGGACTGTTCCCCGACGCCGTGCTGGAACCGATCCGGCTGCATGTTGACGCGAAGCGCTACATCTGCGCGACCGACTTTGAATACGCGCTGCATCTGTCGCCGGATTCGAAGCGCAGCCTGCAGTTGCAGGGTGGTATCTTTACGCCAGAGCAGGCCACGCAATTCATCGGGAAGCCCTTTGCGGAGGACGCGATACGCCTGCGCAGATGGGACGATCTGGCGAAGGTGGCGGGCATGGAAACGCCTTCGCTTGCGAGCTTTGTGCCCGTAATGCGTGCGTGCGCCTGTTCATAG
- a CDS encoding methyl-accepting chemotaxis protein, whose product MKNLRIGTRLGIGFAIVLVLLALMTAIGIWRLHAVAEATRDMMENPVAKERIISDWYRNIHTGVRRTTAIVKSSDEELGAFFADEAAASGKASGELQKALEARLETPEEKTLFAKIAEKRKIYLSSSDTIFKMKADGGFDSANQIFERTFVPASKAYVELIQELLDMQRARIDATANEIDGIYKTSRNLLVALGVFALAFGTICAGLLAVGITRPLKRAVGITRTVASGDLTSDIDSSGKDETGQLLLALKEMNSSLVRIVSEVRSGTESIAAASSQIATGNHDLSARTEQQAGSLEETASSMEELTSTVKQNAVNALEANQLAATASGVAIKGGDVVAQVIETMDSINASSRKIVDIISVIDGIAFQTNILALNAAVEAARAGEQGRGFAVVAAEVRSLAQRSASAAKEIKSLIDDSVEKVDAGSTLVAQAGTTMDEIVASVKKVTDIMTEITAASEEQSQGIEQVNQAITQMDQVTQQNAALVEQAAAAAQAMQDQAGSLSRAVSVFKLDQRQVNAIGMSPE is encoded by the coding sequence ATGAAGAACTTGAGAATTGGCACCCGTCTGGGTATTGGTTTCGCCATCGTGCTCGTGCTGCTGGCGCTCATGACTGCCATCGGCATATGGCGGCTGCATGCGGTTGCAGAGGCCACGCGTGACATGATGGAAAATCCCGTCGCGAAGGAGCGCATCATCAGCGACTGGTACAGAAACATTCATACCGGCGTGCGCCGCACGACGGCCATCGTGAAAAGTTCGGATGAGGAGTTGGGTGCCTTTTTCGCGGATGAGGCGGCGGCAAGCGGGAAGGCTTCCGGGGAACTGCAAAAGGCGCTCGAGGCGCGTCTGGAAACGCCGGAGGAAAAGACCCTGTTTGCAAAGATCGCAGAGAAAAGAAAAATCTATCTCTCGTCGAGCGACACCATCTTCAAGATGAAAGCGGACGGCGGATTCGACAGCGCCAACCAGATCTTCGAACGCACCTTTGTTCCCGCTTCGAAAGCCTATGTCGAGCTGATACAGGAACTGCTCGACATGCAGCGCGCCCGCATCGATGCGACCGCAAATGAAATTGACGGCATTTACAAGACAAGCCGCAACCTCCTCGTTGCGCTCGGCGTATTTGCACTCGCCTTTGGCACAATCTGCGCCGGGCTGCTGGCCGTCGGCATCACGCGACCGCTGAAGAGGGCTGTCGGCATTACGCGCACGGTTGCCTCGGGCGACCTGACCAGCGACATCGATTCGAGCGGCAAGGACGAGACGGGCCAGTTGCTGCTGGCCTTGAAAGAGATGAACAGCAGCCTCGTGCGCATCGTCAGCGAAGTACGCAGCGGCACCGAATCGATCGCGGCCGCCTCGAGCCAGATTGCGACGGGCAACCATGATCTGTCCGCGCGCACCGAGCAGCAAGCCGGTTCGCTCGAAGAAACCGCGTCATCGATGGAGGAACTGACGTCGACCGTGAAGCAGAACGCGGTCAACGCACTCGAAGCCAATCAGTTGGCGGCCACCGCATCCGGCGTGGCGATCAAGGGCGGCGACGTGGTGGCGCAAGTGATCGAGACGATGGACTCGATCAACGCCTCGTCCAGAAAGATCGTCGACATCATCAGCGTGATCGACGGCATCGCCTTCCAGACCAACATCCTCGCATTGAACGCTGCAGTCGAAGCCGCGCGCGCCGGGGAGCAAGGGCGCGGCTTCGCGGTGGTCGCTGCCGAAGTGCGCAGCCTGGCGCAACGCTCGGCCAGCGCCGCCAAGGAGATCAAGTCGCTGATCGACGATTCGGTGGAGAAGGTCGACGCCGGCAGCACGCTGGTCGCCCAGGCCGGCACGACAATGGACGAGATTGTCGCGAGCGTGAAAAAGGTGACCGACATCATGACCGAGATCACCGCCGCCAGCGAGGAGCAAAGCCAGGGTATCGAGCAGGTCAATCAGGCGATCACGCAAATGGACCAGGTCACGCAGCAGAATGCGGCGCTGGTCGAGCAGGCGGCTGCAGCCGCGCAGGCGATGCAGGATCAGGCTGGTTCGCTGTCACGGGCCGTCAGCGTGTTCAAGCTGGACCAGCGGCAAGTCAACGCGATTGGCATGTCACCTGAATGA